From one Syntrophales bacterium genomic stretch:
- a CDS encoding 4-hydroxyphenylacetate 3-hydroxylase family protein, which yields MPLKTAEEYEESLRRMKFRVFLMGEEVKNVVDHPIIRPSMNSVKMTYALAQDPQYEDLMTATSHLTGNKINRFCHLHRSTDDLIKKVKMLRLMGQKTAACFQRCVGMDAINAVDSVTYEMDRKLGTDYHSRFTRFLLRMQEEDWTVDGAMTDVKGDRSLGPSKQKDPDLFCRVVEKRSDGIVVRGCKAHQTGAVNSHWILVMPTMTLTKEDADYALCFAAPADAEGIIYIYGRQSCDTRKLEGGEIDIGNRYFGGHEAMMIFDDLFVPWENVFMCGEYEFSGLLVERFAGYHRQSYGGCKVGVGDVLIGAAALAAEYNGVSRASHIREKLIEMIHLNETLYACGIACSAEGYQTASGTYLINLLLANVCKQNVTRFPYEIARLAEDIAGGLMVTMPSEKDFRHPIAGKYIEKYLKGVAGVPTEYRLRILRLIENLTLGTAAVGYRTESMHGAGSPQAQRIMIARQGNLEHKIKLAKKIAGIPED from the coding sequence ATGCCTTTGAAAACCGCGGAAGAATACGAGGAGAGCCTCCGCAGGATGAAATTCCGTGTTTTCCTGATGGGGGAAGAGGTGAAGAACGTGGTGGACCACCCTATAATAAGGCCATCCATGAATTCAGTTAAAATGACTTACGCCCTTGCACAGGATCCGCAGTATGAGGATTTAATGACGGCTACGTCCCACCTAACAGGCAACAAGATCAACCGCTTCTGTCATCTTCACCGTAGTACAGATGATCTCATTAAGAAAGTGAAGATGCTTCGTCTTATGGGTCAGAAAACAGCGGCCTGTTTTCAAAGATGTGTGGGAATGGATGCGATAAATGCGGTGGATAGTGTCACGTACGAGATGGATAGAAAACTAGGAACAGACTATCACAGTCGTTTCACCAGGTTTCTCCTTCGTATGCAGGAAGAGGACTGGACTGTGGATGGTGCTATGACTGATGTTAAGGGTGATAGGAGTCTGGGACCGAGCAAACAGAAGGATCCGGATCTCTTCTGCAGAGTGGTGGAGAAGCGGTCCGATGGCATTGTTGTTCGGGGATGTAAAGCCCACCAGACTGGAGCAGTAAATTCCCACTGGATTTTAGTGATGCCCACCATGACTTTGACGAAAGAAGATGCCGATTATGCCCTTTGTTTCGCTGCCCCGGCCGATGCGGAAGGTATCATATACATTTACGGTCGGCAATCCTGCGATACGAGGAAATTGGAAGGCGGAGAGATTGATATAGGTAATCGTTATTTTGGCGGTCACGAGGCGATGATGATTTTTGATGACTTATTCGTGCCCTGGGAAAACGTTTTCATGTGTGGGGAATATGAGTTCAGTGGTTTACTTGTAGAACGTTTTGCAGGATACCATCGTCAGAGTTATGGCGGTTGCAAGGTAGGTGTGGGAGATGTCCTTATCGGTGCCGCTGCTCTTGCAGCTGAATACAACGGTGTAAGTAGGGCGTCTCATATAAGAGAAAAGCTGATAGAAATGATTCACCTAAATGAAACCCTTTATGCATGTGGAATCGCCTGTTCAGCAGAGGGTTATCAAACTGCATCCGGCACTTATCTCATCAACCTTCTCCTGGCAAACGTGTGTAAGCAGAATGTGACACGGTTTCCCTATGAGATAGCGCGGTTAGCTGAAGACATTGCGGGGGGTCTTATGGTTACCATGCCATCTGAAAAGGATTTCCGACATCCCATTGCTGGTAAGTATATTGAAAAGTACTTGAAAGGCGTAGCAGGAGTACCAACGGAGTACCGCCTCCGCATCCTCCGCTTAATAGAAAATCTTACACTGGGAACAGCGGCGGTGGGCTACAGAACAGAATCCATGCACGGTGCAGGTTCCCCTCAGGCTCAGCGTATCATGATAGCCCGCCAGGGTAACCTTGAGCATAAGATAAAGCTGGCCAAGAAGATTGCAGGTATCCCAGAGGATTAA
- a CDS encoding acyl-CoA dehydrogenase family protein, whose product MKRYGEFITSEEEIAFLQTIRNYVDREVMPRRLELDEDYSVFEKVYTGLVKLGIQRRGFSPEYGGLGIRSAPVVCAITEEIARGDSGLALHTLIIPWCLAPAMGARNKFLMDRFIPMFCEDVPRCGCMAITEPEGGCNIEDPGEHAMTIKTRARLEGDEWVINGKKMWPSGASIADLYCVVCTTDPALKEDGVALIYVPKDTTGMTFGKPEQKMGMKVTDVNTAIYFDNVRVPKEYRAGGPGVDWQLLRANVGWGRLTSAPMAIGNAQAVLEIVIEFSKTRAYGGKPVRNHSLQAAMIADMAIGIESARAFYLSVATMFNNRKKYGGPGDDFLLGRASAAKVYACDVTEMVCNRAMELMGSYGYAREYHVEKYLRDSKIIQIWLGGGQLGRLDVVETYYPYRVWREG is encoded by the coding sequence ATGAAGCGCTACGGAGAGTTTATTACGAGCGAAGAGGAAATTGCTTTCCTGCAAACCATCCGGAATTATGTGGATCGCGAGGTTATGCCTCGGCGTCTGGAACTTGACGAGGATTATAGCGTTTTTGAAAAGGTTTACACCGGCCTTGTTAAGTTGGGAATCCAGAGGCGGGGATTTTCACCGGAGTACGGAGGTTTGGGAATTCGTTCTGCACCAGTGGTATGTGCCATAACAGAAGAAATTGCAAGAGGGGATAGTGGTCTCGCTTTGCACACTTTGATCATACCCTGGTGTCTGGCTCCTGCAATGGGAGCGCGAAACAAGTTCCTGATGGACAGATTTATTCCCATGTTCTGTGAAGATGTTCCCCGTTGTGGCTGCATGGCTATAACTGAGCCGGAGGGCGGTTGCAACATAGAGGATCCAGGGGAACACGCTATGACCATAAAAACACGGGCAAGATTAGAAGGAGATGAGTGGGTGATAAACGGAAAAAAGATGTGGCCAAGTGGTGCTAGTATTGCTGATCTTTACTGCGTTGTGTGTACTACCGATCCTGCTCTGAAGGAAGATGGTGTGGCCCTAATATACGTCCCAAAGGATACAACAGGTATGACCTTTGGAAAACCTGAGCAAAAGATGGGTATGAAGGTTACGGATGTCAATACCGCGATATATTTTGATAATGTGCGTGTTCCAAAAGAATACCGTGCTGGTGGGCCAGGTGTGGATTGGCAACTACTCCGTGCCAATGTAGGTTGGGGGAGGCTTACCAGTGCTCCTATGGCAATTGGTAATGCTCAGGCAGTTCTCGAAATTGTGATAGAATTCTCTAAAACCAGGGCCTATGGAGGAAAACCGGTGCGGAATCATTCTCTTCAGGCGGCTATGATTGCTGATATGGCCATTGGTATAGAATCTGCGCGCGCCTTTTATCTTTCTGTGGCAACGATGTTTAACAATCGAAAGAAATACGGTGGTCCCGGCGACGATTTTTTACTTGGTAGGGCTAGTGCAGCGAAGGTTTATGCCTGTGATGTAACAGAAATGGTCTGTAACCGTGCAATGGAACTCATGGGATCTTATGGTTACGCCAGAGAATACCATGTGGAGAAGTATCTGAGGGATAGTAAAATTATCCAAATCTGGCTGGGTGGAGGTCAGTTGGGCAGATTGGACGTAGTGGAAACTTATTATCCCTACCGGGTGTGGCGGGAGGGATAA
- a CDS encoding iron-containing alcohol dehydrogenase, with protein MQNFVFHNPTRILFGKGMIERVGEEVKRLGQRVFFVFGQGSIKRTGTYEKVVQSLKDAGVEIIEFSGVRSNPLLSHAVNGIKLCREERADVVLAVGGGSVIDTAKTIAAGVRMDPQEDIWDYFTLKKRIKDALPVVAVVTVSASSSESNPHAVMTKDEGAQKLTLTSPFIQPRVSILDPTVLFTLPSNYTAYSSVDIIAHLLEGYFNNQEPESVLQDRLVEGLMKTVMESTEVVLKDPEHYNGRANIMWSAVLAFSGITTAGLGIISFPAHMVEHSLSALYDVPHGAGLSITLPAWMKYALRNNPSKFARLAREVMGVDIADDLKAAEEGIRLLKDWFARIGSPVTLREVRIPEGDMEKIAEHASFTASVWRMKGYTKEVILEILELCKG; from the coding sequence ATGCAGAATTTCGTCTTTCATAACCCAACGAGGATTCTTTTTGGCAAAGGAATGATAGAGCGTGTTGGTGAGGAAGTTAAAAGGCTGGGGCAAAGAGTTTTTTTTGTTTTCGGTCAAGGTAGTATCAAAAGAACGGGAACTTACGAAAAAGTGGTACAATCACTGAAGGATGCAGGTGTGGAAATTATTGAGTTTTCAGGTGTACGATCCAATCCGCTTCTTTCCCATGCAGTGAATGGCATAAAGCTCTGCCGTGAAGAAAGGGCAGATGTAGTTCTTGCTGTGGGAGGTGGTAGTGTCATCGATACGGCAAAGACTATTGCAGCTGGTGTGAGGATGGACCCTCAGGAAGACATATGGGACTACTTCACGCTTAAGAAAAGAATAAAAGATGCACTACCTGTTGTGGCGGTAGTTACTGTTTCTGCGAGTTCGTCAGAGTCTAATCCTCATGCGGTAATGACCAAGGATGAAGGAGCGCAGAAACTAACCCTCACTTCACCGTTTATTCAACCTAGGGTTTCTATTCTTGACCCCACGGTACTTTTTACTTTGCCCTCAAATTACACAGCGTACAGTTCAGTGGACATCATTGCCCATCTTCTCGAAGGTTACTTCAACAACCAGGAGCCAGAGAGTGTACTGCAGGATAGATTGGTAGAGGGACTGATGAAAACTGTGATGGAGAGTACAGAAGTAGTTTTGAAGGATCCGGAGCACTACAATGGAAGGGCAAATATAATGTGGTCAGCTGTTCTGGCTTTCAGCGGAATTACTACAGCGGGATTGGGGATCATATCTTTTCCTGCTCATATGGTGGAGCATTCATTGAGTGCCCTCTACGATGTTCCCCATGGTGCAGGTTTGAGCATTACACTACCAGCTTGGATGAAGTATGCCTTAAGGAACAATCCTTCGAAATTTGCCCGTTTGGCAAGGGAAGTTATGGGTGTAGATATTGCGGACGATTTAAAAGCCGCAGAAGAGGGCATTCGTCTTCTAAAAGATTGGTTTGCTCGAATAGGTAGTCCTGTTACCTTGAGGGAAGTCCGTATACCTGAGGGGGATATGGAGAAAATAGCGGAACATGCCTCGTTCACAGCTTCAGTGTGGAGAATGAAGGGTTATACGAAAGAGGTCATTTTGGAGATTCTTGAACTTTGTAAGGGTTGA
- a CDS encoding acyl-CoA synthetase: MWAPLKEEEKQRYNVINKENLEFLMNRYNRVNRWVIADIIRRSAYRYPNKPALIFKDRTLTYEQLEKECNKVANALLSLGVQKYDRVAILAHNTIHHVLTWFGCCKIGAIYLAINYLLRGKDISYCINHSESKVFIIEDALYDLVKDVMDDMPTVKTYIWSDDMAGKPPISDRFIDFNTWYKAYPDTEPDCILHIEDPCQMTYTSGTEALPKGVIISNQALLAQYMGTIVDGQYEEEDINLNALPIYHCAQRDVFMNPIFWLGGTNILMTPDIGQILQNIEAYKATLFFAPPTVWIGMLRHPDFDKRDLSSLKKCYYGASIMPVEILKEMMERLPGVRIYNYYGQTELAPYHTILKAKDALRKIGSAGMGGLNMETRLEDDDGNPIDKPGVPGEICGRGPHVMIMYFKDPEKTEEAMKGGWFHSGDVGVMDEDRYITVVDRKKDMIKTGGENVSTREVEEAIYLDKRVQEVAVIGLPDPKWVEVVTAVVVLKPGEKMTEEELMGHCRSHLAPFKCPKKVFFVDALPKTPTGKILKREMRQMFKDK; the protein is encoded by the coding sequence ATGTGGGCGCCACTTAAAGAGGAAGAGAAACAGAGGTACAATGTAATTAACAAGGAAAATCTGGAATTTTTGATGAACCGCTACAACAGGGTTAACCGCTGGGTAATTGCTGATATTATTAGACGTAGTGCTTACCGTTATCCCAATAAACCTGCTTTGATTTTCAAGGACAGAACACTGACCTACGAGCAATTAGAGAAGGAATGTAACAAGGTAGCAAATGCCCTTTTGTCGCTAGGAGTGCAGAAGTACGATAGGGTAGCAATTCTTGCCCACAACACGATTCATCACGTCCTTACTTGGTTCGGTTGCTGCAAAATTGGGGCTATCTATCTGGCGATAAACTACCTTCTTAGGGGCAAAGATATTTCGTATTGCATAAACCACTCTGAGAGCAAAGTGTTTATTATCGAGGATGCCCTCTATGACCTGGTGAAAGACGTGATGGATGATATGCCCACCGTTAAAACGTATATCTGGTCTGACGATATGGCGGGGAAACCGCCAATTAGCGATCGTTTTATTGATTTCAATACGTGGTACAAAGCGTATCCCGATACGGAACCAGATTGTATACTTCACATTGAGGATCCCTGTCAGATGACATACACAAGTGGCACCGAGGCCCTTCCCAAGGGTGTCATCATCAGCAATCAGGCTTTGCTTGCCCAGTACATGGGGACGATAGTGGATGGTCAGTACGAGGAGGAGGATATCAACCTGAATGCCCTGCCTATTTATCATTGTGCTCAAAGGGATGTGTTCATGAACCCTATTTTCTGGCTTGGTGGAACGAACATCCTCATGACGCCTGATATTGGGCAGATATTACAGAATATTGAAGCCTATAAAGCAACACTCTTCTTCGCCCCGCCGACAGTGTGGATAGGTATGCTTCGTCACCCAGATTTCGATAAACGCGATCTCTCATCCTTGAAGAAGTGTTATTACGGCGCATCTATAATGCCTGTGGAGATTTTAAAAGAGATGATGGAAAGGCTCCCAGGCGTGAGAATTTACAACTATTACGGTCAGACTGAACTTGCACCGTATCATACCATTCTAAAAGCGAAAGATGCTCTTAGGAAGATCGGTTCGGCGGGTATGGGTGGATTAAACATGGAGACCCGTCTTGAGGATGATGACGGAAATCCCATAGATAAACCTGGCGTACCCGGTGAAATATGCGGTCGTGGTCCTCATGTAATGATCATGTACTTCAAGGATCCTGAGAAAACGGAAGAGGCTATGAAGGGTGGATGGTTCCATTCCGGAGATGTGGGTGTTATGGATGAGGACCGTTACATAACAGTTGTGGATCGCAAGAAAGACATGATAAAGACAGGTGGTGAAAATGTCTCCACCCGCGAGGTTGAAGAAGCTATTTACCTCGACAAGAGGGTTCAGGAAGTGGCCGTTATCGGTTTGCCCGATCCTAAGTGGGTAGAGGTGGTTACCGCTGTGGTTGTTCTCAAGCCGGGAGAAAAGATGACAGAAGAAGAACTGATGGGACATTGTCGAAGTCACCTTGCACCCTTCAAATGTCCGAAAAAGGTTTTCTTCGTGGATGCCCTTCCTAAAACCCCGACCGGGAAGATACTGAAGCGTGAAATGAGGCAGATGTTCAAAGACAAGTGA
- a CDS encoding CoA transferase — protein sequence MTQHERPKWAPWADYIRSLDDPAKNFEKPEALDDLVVLDLSSRSMAGCFCSSLLAELGAETIRIEPPGGDIVRTYSPNGLMHMGTGYAYLQEGRNKYHITLNLEKEEGREILKKLVGYADVLIETYPTGVMDSWGLGYEDLSKINPRLIYTSISAFGRFGPESLRQQYDYDNVAQARSGVQYTTGEILPEGKTYDEMPYAVPTKAGVWIAWAVSGTFGAIGILAALLHRMNTGEGQAIDVASYEAYERLHDYALHWYAGQGVIAERFGNLDTALWLYGFFPTKNGGVFLGGLRLEMWKAFVDIIGKYEEWGAAEWTTLAPFMKKDWQLKYQAMINPETSKYTSEELVQMSVDYAKKGRLAPITAVVAPIVPPMETMKDPVWNDRGIFTPVNDPVYGPVICAQAQWKSTGTPPRTKWVCRPVGYDNGYIYLKYLGYGPAKLKELETEGII from the coding sequence ATGACACAGCACGAAAGGCCAAAATGGGCACCATGGGCTGATTATATAAGGTCCCTTGACGATCCTGCGAAGAATTTTGAGAAGCCCGAAGCACTCGATGATCTTGTTGTTCTTGATCTCAGTTCCAGGAGCATGGCTGGTTGTTTTTGCTCTTCCCTTTTAGCAGAACTGGGGGCGGAAACCATCCGTATTGAGCCACCGGGGGGCGATATAGTCAGGACGTACTCGCCGAACGGTCTAATGCACATGGGGACAGGTTATGCTTATCTTCAGGAAGGGCGGAACAAGTATCACATAACCCTTAACTTAGAGAAGGAAGAGGGAAGGGAGATACTCAAGAAACTTGTGGGATATGCAGATGTTTTGATTGAAACCTATCCCACCGGTGTTATGGACAGTTGGGGACTGGGGTATGAAGATTTATCAAAGATAAATCCTCGCTTGATCTACACCTCCATCAGTGCTTTTGGTAGATTTGGACCTGAGAGTCTGAGACAGCAGTACGATTACGACAACGTAGCACAGGCCCGCTCGGGTGTGCAATACACAACGGGGGAAATACTTCCCGAGGGCAAAACTTATGACGAGATGCCATATGCTGTTCCAACTAAGGCGGGTGTTTGGATTGCCTGGGCCGTTTCGGGAACTTTTGGGGCGATTGGTATTTTAGCAGCTCTTCTGCACCGCATGAATACTGGGGAGGGTCAGGCTATTGACGTTGCCAGTTACGAAGCCTATGAGCGTCTTCATGACTATGCCCTGCACTGGTATGCGGGTCAGGGGGTAATAGCTGAGAGATTTGGCAACCTCGATACAGCACTCTGGTTGTATGGGTTTTTCCCCACGAAGAACGGTGGTGTTTTTCTAGGTGGTTTACGTCTCGAAATGTGGAAGGCTTTCGTGGATATTATCGGAAAGTATGAAGAGTGGGGAGCTGCTGAATGGACAACTCTGGCGCCTTTCATGAAGAAGGACTGGCAACTCAAGTACCAAGCCATGATCAATCCTGAAACCTCCAAGTATACAAGCGAAGAGTTAGTCCAAATGTCAGTGGACTATGCCAAGAAGGGTCGTCTAGCCCCGATCACAGCGGTTGTAGCACCCATTGTTCCACCGATGGAAACGATGAAAGACCCTGTATGGAACGATCGTGGCATTTTTACTCCTGTAAACGATCCGGTTTACGGTCCTGTTATATGCGCTCAGGCCCAGTGGAAATCTACAGGTACACCACCTAGAACTAAGTGGGTGTGTCGTCCTGTGGGTTACGACAATGGTTACATCTATCTGAAATACCTCGGGTATGGACCTGCAAAGCTTAAAGAACTTGAGACGGAAGGAATTATATAA
- a CDS encoding CoA transferase, producing MITFQNYVANKYSRPGPLKGIRVLEVCTLLFGPAGPSFLASLGAEVIKIELPPLGDVTRSLNPFGWFYKEQGPMFMHINTDKYYMALDLHKEKGQEIFRELAKKADIIEFNMRPAVPNRWNVGYEDIKKINPGIIYIEKNGFGQWGLYAEQDRPSNDGAAQAMSGYAWISSFPGRPPLKQSIWICDVFGAMMGEVAVLSALYYRKKTGKGQYIELSQSENIMRAMGWVWPYQQFTGKGVEPAGNRDQCICPADTFLCKDDLFVAIAAPAPDEFAGLCKAMGRPELAEDPRFKDHSTRLKDENALAILKIIADWARTKTAREIEELGKYYGFAASRLHNARDMFEDPHRRARDFMKFIDDPMYGRYPDHEFPVMMSKTPPKHRWTVRPVGFDNDFIMTKILGYSQSQIEKLYEEGVLGKWKDMQGRRPPSDWDGESGAILRR from the coding sequence ATGATCACATTTCAGAATTATGTTGCCAATAAGTATTCCCGTCCTGGTCCACTCAAAGGCATACGGGTTCTTGAGGTATGTACGTTACTTTTCGGTCCTGCAGGTCCTTCCTTTCTTGCCAGTCTCGGTGCCGAGGTTATAAAAATCGAATTACCACCTCTCGGTGATGTTACGCGATCGCTAAATCCCTTTGGATGGTTTTACAAAGAACAGGGACCGATGTTCATGCATATAAACACGGATAAGTACTACATGGCCCTTGACCTTCATAAGGAGAAAGGGCAGGAGATATTTAGAGAACTGGCGAAGAAGGCCGATATCATTGAGTTCAACATGAGGCCTGCGGTTCCTAACAGATGGAATGTCGGTTACGAGGATATTAAAAAGATAAATCCGGGTATAATCTACATAGAGAAGAATGGATTTGGACAGTGGGGTCTATATGCGGAGCAGGATCGACCATCTAACGATGGAGCTGCTCAAGCAATGTCAGGGTATGCATGGATATCCTCTTTTCCCGGTAGGCCTCCTTTGAAACAGAGCATTTGGATCTGTGATGTATTTGGGGCCATGATGGGAGAAGTGGCGGTTCTTTCCGCTCTTTATTACAGGAAAAAGACAGGAAAGGGTCAGTACATTGAACTGTCCCAAAGTGAGAATATAATGCGGGCAATGGGTTGGGTTTGGCCGTACCAACAGTTTACAGGTAAAGGTGTGGAGCCTGCTGGAAACAGGGATCAGTGTATCTGTCCTGCTGATACGTTTCTCTGTAAAGATGATCTATTTGTTGCTATTGCAGCTCCAGCGCCTGATGAGTTTGCTGGTTTGTGCAAGGCGATGGGGAGACCGGAATTGGCGGAGGATCCACGCTTCAAGGATCATTCTACTCGTCTGAAAGATGAGAATGCTCTCGCGATATTGAAAATAATTGCCGATTGGGCAAGGACGAAAACGGCACGTGAGATTGAGGAGTTGGGCAAGTATTACGGTTTTGCGGCGAGTCGACTTCACAATGCCCGGGATATGTTTGAAGACCCCCACAGGCGCGCCAGGGATTTTATGAAATTTATCGATGATCCCATGTACGGAAGATACCCTGACCATGAATTTCCCGTGATGATGTCCAAAACCCCACCCAAACATAGGTGGACGGTAAGACCAGTAGGTTTTGACAATGACTTTATTATGACAAAGATCCTGGGCTACTCCCAGTCGCAAATAGAGAAGTTGTATGAGGAAGGAGTACTTGGTAAGTGGAAAGATATGCAGGGTAGACGTCCTCCCTCAGACTGGGATGGTGAATCGGGTGCAATACTGAGGAGGTGA
- a CDS encoding GPR1/FUN34/YaaH family transporter, protein MAHEHNFATPGPAGLGALAVACFGFGAVFLGKVDVSGLPLLAAWLVGGGIVQYTTAVIELKDFNITGGNVFLFFSAFFMFAAALSVFAKWYMINFMFVPKAQKEALDAAMAAAGVTDPKLLSPEVMAKVKADVGKAVGAMMQKAVHVEGWNWMAGAAFLTVVTPAYLRSPLFMLVILIDIVLWLIVGVDTGWYGDPKTLKPIIGWLLIISGWYGVYMSGAVVVNTIYGKKIYPTPPPVIKA, encoded by the coding sequence ATGGCTCATGAACACAACTTTGCAACACCAGGACCAGCAGGTTTGGGTGCGCTGGCAGTGGCATGTTTTGGTTTTGGTGCAGTTTTTCTTGGTAAGGTGGATGTAAGTGGTCTACCTCTTCTTGCCGCATGGCTAGTCGGTGGTGGAATAGTGCAGTACACCACTGCTGTCATTGAATTGAAGGATTTCAATATTACCGGCGGTAACGTTTTTCTATTCTTTTCTGCGTTCTTCATGTTTGCTGCGGCGCTTAGTGTGTTTGCCAAGTGGTACATGATCAATTTTATGTTTGTTCCAAAGGCACAGAAAGAGGCTTTGGATGCGGCAATGGCAGCCGCGGGGGTAACGGATCCGAAGCTGCTTTCACCTGAGGTGATGGCCAAGGTAAAGGCGGATGTCGGTAAAGCGGTGGGTGCAATGATGCAAAAGGCCGTTCACGTAGAAGGATGGAACTGGATGGCTGGAGCAGCATTCCTCACAGTGGTAACACCGGCATATTTACGTAGTCCGTTGTTCATGCTGGTTATTCTAATTGACATTGTACTCTGGTTGATCGTTGGTGTCGATACCGGTTGGTATGGTGATCCCAAGACCCTGAAACCTATTATCGGTTGGTTGCTTATCATCTCCGGTTGGTATGGTGTCTACATGTCAGGTGCTGTGGTGGTGAACACCATTTATGGCAAGAAGATTTACCCCACACCGCCACCAGTGATAAAGGCCTAA
- a CDS encoding histidinol phosphate phosphatase domain-containing protein: MIDLHTHSIFSDGELIPSELVQRARTKGYRAIAITDHGDESNIDFIIPRVVHICSKLTKVYGMPILGGIEITHVPPEMIDSLVGQARRLGAQIILVHGETLVEPVPVGTNRAAIEAGVHILAHPGLITEEEVALAAQRGVFLEISTRKGHCLANGHVVRLAKLYGASLILNTDAHAPEDLITCEEAVKIAQGAGLSTEEVLGLLKKGEELAEKLMAGEKAP, translated from the coding sequence GTGATCGATCTCCATACCCATTCTATCTTCAGTGACGGAGAGCTTATCCCCTCTGAGCTCGTACAAAGAGCAAGAACGAAAGGGTATCGGGCTATTGCCATTACTGACCATGGTGATGAGTCTAATATAGACTTCATAATCCCCCGTGTGGTTCATATTTGTAGTAAGTTGACAAAGGTTTACGGCATGCCGATTCTTGGTGGCATAGAGATCACCCATGTACCCCCAGAAATGATAGACTCGCTTGTTGGACAAGCCCGACGTCTGGGTGCACAGATCATTTTAGTTCACGGGGAAACGTTGGTGGAACCTGTACCTGTGGGCACAAACAGGGCGGCAATTGAAGCGGGAGTGCATATACTGGCCCACCCGGGGCTTATAACTGAAGAAGAAGTTGCTTTAGCAGCCCAGCGAGGTGTTTTTTTGGAAATTTCTACCAGGAAGGGTCATTGCCTCGCTAACGGTCATGTGGTTCGTTTGGCAAAATTGTACGGTGCATCGCTGATACTAAACACAGACGCTCATGCTCCGGAAGATCTCATAACCTGTGAAGAGGCTGTTAAGATAGCCCAGGGTGCGGGATTAAGCACTGAAGAGGTCCTCGGTCTTCTGAAAAAGGGAGAAGAGCTGGCCGAAAAATTAATGGCGGGTGAAAAAGCGCCCTAG
- the amrS gene encoding AmmeMemoRadiSam system radical SAM enzyme: MISRRTFIRNLGKGILIIAGSTVLPLNLLARERKLNLDTDAPRARYWVSVETASSCAVCHGPVPMSGGGSYRHEKNLIRCLLCAQGCFIRAGKRGRCRARMNVDGELRSLVYGRPVAIHTDPIEKKPFYHYLPGAAAFSLATTGCPLSCRFCQNWEISQAAPEDHPVPYTPPDVIVHMAQKNKAPVIAFTYNEPTVFTEYMVDIAKEAKKRGIRSVLVTCGFMNEDPLSELCSCLDAIKVDLKGFSEDFYREVCGAELYPVLKTIKFIAKKKVHLEIVNLVVPTLNDSESMISALADWLYKEVGPDVPLHFTRFHPDYRLLNLPPTPVEVLERARKIAMKRGLHYVYVGNVPDHPANSTYCPNCGKMVISRTGFFVKQIHIKNGKCAFCNRKISGVWA; the protein is encoded by the coding sequence ATGATTTCTCGGCGAACATTTATCAGAAATCTGGGGAAAGGAATACTGATCATTGCGGGTTCAACCGTTCTACCCCTCAATCTCTTAGCGAGGGAAAGAAAACTCAACCTCGACACCGATGCTCCCCGGGCAAGATACTGGGTTTCCGTAGAAACAGCTTCAAGCTGCGCCGTGTGCCACGGCCCCGTACCGATGAGTGGCGGGGGATCATACCGCCATGAAAAGAACTTGATCCGCTGTTTACTCTGTGCCCAGGGATGCTTCATTAGGGCGGGAAAAAGAGGACGGTGTCGAGCAAGGATGAACGTAGACGGCGAATTAAGAAGCCTAGTTTACGGAAGACCTGTCGCCATTCATACTGACCCTATCGAAAAGAAACCTTTTTACCACTATTTACCAGGAGCAGCAGCTTTTTCTCTGGCCACTACCGGGTGTCCACTGAGTTGTCGCTTTTGTCAGAACTGGGAAATCTCGCAGGCCGCTCCGGAAGACCATCCCGTTCCATATACTCCGCCCGATGTTATCGTACACATGGCGCAAAAAAACAAAGCTCCTGTGATAGCGTTCACATACAACGAACCCACAGTGTTTACAGAGTACATGGTAGACATCGCCAAGGAAGCTAAAAAAAGAGGAATAAGATCCGTGCTTGTCACATGCGGATTTATGAATGAGGATCCACTTTCAGAACTCTGCTCCTGTCTTGACGCAATTAAGGTAGATCTCAAAGGATTCAGCGAGGATTTCTACCGAGAGGTATGCGGAGCGGAGCTCTATCCGGTTTTGAAAACGATAAAGTTCATTGCCAAAAAAAAAGTTCACTTGGAAATCGTAAATTTAGTTGTACCTACACTTAATGACTCAGAGAGCATGATAAGTGCATTGGCCGATTGGCTCTACAAGGAAGTTGGGCCAGATGTGCCTCTCCACTTCACTCGCTTTCATCCTGACTACCGCCTTTTAAATCTGCCTCCCACTCCCGTTGAAGTTCTGGAAAGAGCCCGCAAAATCGCCATGAAGAGAGGTCTACATTATGTATACGTGGGGAATGTCCCTGACCATCCTGCAAACTCAACCTATTGTCCGAACTGTGGCAAGATGGTAATATCCCGTACAGGCTTTTTTGTGAAGCAGATACACATTAAAAACGGAAAATGTGCCTTCTGCAATAGAAAAATTTCAGGTGTATGGGCTTAA